The DNA window ACACTGGAATGTTCTGTCTGATGCAGAAGTGTCTCCGTGAAGCCTTAAATGTCATGGTAGCCTGTGAAATGAAcagatttttccttttaaaaaaaaaaagtctttaaatgAGTAAAATGTGCTGCACACTCACAATAGACAGACTTCTCCCCATGTAGCTAAACTGGAAGAGTGGTCTGTTGCTTTAAATGCACAGAGTTGTTACGCAGACACAAACATGCTTGACTGCAGGCTGAATGCTTGCAACAGAAAATTCTTGCCTTGGGCTCACGCTATGGGCAGGAACCTCAACTCTGAAACCCAGCGAAGTGGGGAGAGTCTCCAAGCTCAGTCTCCAGTCTGAGTAAGAACTTCCTGGCTGCTATTTTTTAGCCCTGTGGTGCAAACTTGAATCAGACGAGCCAGGCTTTGAGACTAGCTGCCACAGAGGTTTGGGTTTTGCTGTGTAGCTGTCCCCTTTGTAGCTATATTATACGTGCTACACTATAGTTGAAAAAAGCTAGCGAGGCTCACAACTACAGCTCTTGAACCAAAGTGGAAATCTCATGTGGCGCAAACCAGCTGTAGCCCTTTCAAGCTTAAACTGACCCATTGAGGATTAGCCATGAACTCTGgttggagtttaaaaaaaaaaaaaaattagtggtgGAATCAGAAGCATAAAGAATTAATTACAGACTTAATTTCTTACTAAACCATGAGAACAGGGGGATTATGAAGACTACCACAGGAAATGCTGCTTTTCTGATTTGTGACATTTAGTTAGCATGCAGAACTCCATTATGATGGAGGCTTCTTGAGAACCGAGGAGGAGAGCTGCAGTGCCAAATGGCAGTCAGTGCAGTAACCAATCTTTTCAAACAGCTTTTCCCCAAGCCTTAGTCAGGACTCTGAGATGAACAGGCTGCAGCTAAAAATGAAAATGCAAGTCTGCTCTGCCTTCAAGTGTCCCTCACAGCTTGGGGCAGTAGGCTGTCTCTTCCTTGCTTCTGGGGGCTAGCCAGTAAGACAATCTGCATAGCCAttcgtgggggtggggctgacttACAAGGAAAGTTGGGCTAAACAGGCAGAGTTCAGATGGGCAAAAActagaagggagggaaaaaatcTGCAAATGTTTTGAAGAGTGTGAAcaccaaggaggaagaggagggttaTTACTAAGAAACAGAAAGGGGAACACTTAAGCTGAGTCTGGGAAAGGCTCTTTACAGAGATGTTATGGGATAATCTAAGGGAAAGGGTGGAAGTCCCATGCTATAGAACACTTGGGTTGGGAATCTGACCAGTCTAAAAATAACTGGTCAAATATTTTAGAGCCCTAATTTGTTAGTCTTACTCTTTTGTTACTGTTCTATGGTCTGCAATAGGCTTTGCCGTAGCCACTTATGCCTAACTACAAAAAACAATGTACTTAACTGAGTTATTTTAACTCAGATAAATGCAAAACACAAttaaattaagtttaaaaaatgAAGGAATGGCTCCATCATGCAGTCACAAAAGTTGGCCGTCACCTACATCAGGTATTCCTGTTGGAATATTTGACCATGGTCAAATAATAGGGGGTCAATTGACCAGCTTGTCAAAACCTACACTTATGAGACCAGCCAAGGCACTAGGGAATAAATCCAGCACTGCCTCTCCTGGGGGAAGGGGACAAGGTGGCCTCTTCatctaattctctctctctctctcccccaccctagAGTTTGGCAGAGAGAGTTGTGTGCCACTGAATAATCTCAATGTGGATCAAGTGGCCAAGGCCCTGGAGAACGTTGTTCACAGCAAAACATGAAGACAAAGAGAACTGAACCTGCATATGCTGAAGCCCTTGCCTGAATGGGTTTACTGGAGAAGCTGTATATCTGTAATTGTAACTTATTAATCGCATATAAAAGCCTGTCTGACAAAGTGCTCTGAGAGTCTGTTCTAAAAGAGATGCTAAGCTGGGAGGTAGCGCCTCATCCTCCCCCATAGGGTGGGGGCACTGAAGAGGGAGCAAATCCACTGAGGTATTTAGTCTCTTCCCTTCTACTCATTTGAGACCTATCTCTGTTCCCTACCTGAGCAGTCATGTGAGCAGCTTGCTGTGCTGGAGGGAGGGTGCCTTTATGGAGAAGGGTGAGCTAACCTCTGGCAGTCTGTGGGCTTGTTATGGCTGCCATTCTCTAGGGAACCATCCCGTAGACTTTCCAGACAGCTGGGGGGCAGTAAAATCAGCTGGCACTGTCCTATTAGGGCTTGGCTTCACGCTATGACAGCAGAGGGCACAATGTAAAACAGTTTATTAAATTccaaaataacttctcactgtacaaAGTCCATGGGATAGAATTAGTGCAAATGGGAAGGGAAGCAGGAGTGGATGCCGCGTGGTCTAGGAGGAGGGCAGTACAGCAGCTGAGGCACCGGCACAGGAGATCagagaggctgcagctggctggaGGTATGTCTCGCTGAGTGCCCTCACTCGCTCCTGGAGTTGGGGGTTGTCCTGGTGCTGTTCTAGGGCCTGCAGTCCTGCTTGGCTGAGAAAGTCGTCAGCAGCCTGTTCCAGGACAGACAGCAGATTAGAGCTAGGCCCAGCCTAATGAAGGCAGCTGAGCAACCCAGTGGATCTAGTTCTCCATGGTCTCTATCATAGAACCCATCATGCCTGATTCTTGGGAAAGGGGCTGAAGGATTAATTTCTAATGCACCTCCTCCCCCACGACCTAGGTGAAATGCTCAGACTAATAGTTGACGTAATAGTTTCAGCTTCTCCCCATTTTAGAACCCTGGGGCCTGAGGTTATCGGTCCCTGCAGTGCTGGGTTGAGGCACAGCAAAGTTCCCATAGACTGTGCTCTTCCCGCTCTTTGGATACAGAGAGGCCTTGAGGGagcagggttccccctggcaTCTTTCCACAGCATAACCTCTTAATTTCCCCACTCAGGTTAGGAGGTAGCTGTTAGTTTACCACCGTAGTTCCCtggccactgcacaatgcagggAAACCGGAGGCCTGAACTGAGCCCTACCTCTGGCAGGTGCAGGAAGAGGAGATGTAGCAGCTCTAGACTCTGGCCCACCACCTGGGCATCGGAAAGAGCAAGGGTGCTGAGCAGTGAGGGCAGCACAGCCTTCTGATGCAGCTGGTGGCAGTAGGCAGGGCCCTTCTCAGCGATGTTACACAGCACAGTCAGAGCCTAGAGAGGGAGCTGGCATGAGTATCCCAAACTGCGTGGCTCAGTAACTGACACCCGGGGAACTGATGTTACTGAGGTTGGTCACATTTTTTATTGACTAGCAACAACTATCTGTCACAGTCCTGTatgtctccctgctgcaggatgGTGCAGTCTGGGTAACTCCACCTCCTGGGAGGACATAGAGAGAAGCAGGAAATGCTGTCACCCCTTCGAAGGAGACAGCCCTGACCTGTGGTACAGCAAACCTTTGAAGGTGGAGATTAGCATGCTAGAACTCCACTCTGCGTGGCTCTAGGGCAGGGCGAGATGAGCTTTCTGAGCAGGTGACAACCCTGCTGAGGCCATGCAGAGTCTGCTACTTGTGCTTAGCATGGGGCTTGGTACACTGGCAGGTATCCCTGTGCCCAGAGTCACTCTgtgctggagctgcctgccaggCTGGGTTGCACAAAGGCCTGAGGGTTATCTCCCTGCAGGCTTCGTGGGGAGCCATGGCAGTCTCCTGCCAGCAGAACACACTAGAGCAGGGCAATAGCTAGCTACTAGTTCAGGTGTTCTCTATTTAAGCACAGGCTGGTCCAGGCCTTTCCCTCACTGAGCCTGCTGGAAAGGCAGAGTATGCAGCAGCTTCTGTTGGCGTTCAAGAAGCTTTGAAAGTGCTTCCTTAAAAATCCCTTCACATGTACTTGTCTTGAACTGGCTGCCTCCAAGCCCGAGTGCTGGCAGTGCTAGATCCCGATTGCTCCTTTTACCTGCACTGCATTAGGGTGTCTTCCTCTTTCACTGCTTGGATTTTGAAGCATCTTTCAGTTGGTCTACACTAGCTTTCTTACCAGAGGAAGTTCAGCGGCTGCTCTCATCTGGACCAGTCCCCTTCAGAGCAAGAAGGCACTTGACTCCCTGCGGCAATGGCTTATTATCCACTGGCATATTAGGAGACTAGAACCTGGGCAGGCAGCTCCCCTCATATTCTTCCAACTCCTCCCATGATGACACACAAGTTGGGATGAGGAAGAGCATTTCAGTGGGCTCCAAACCCTCCCAGGGCAGGATGCAGTCAGAGCCCCCATAAGCAGGCATGCATACAGAGTCTAATAAGGAATGGGGGAGGAGACTGTCTTTAAAAAGAACCAACTAGGACAGAGGTAAATTAACTAGGTGAGGTGTTGGGTACTTACCTCACCCTTATCGTGGGCTGATAAAACCTTTGACATGCACATGGACCTCCCATGTACAGGGCCCAACCACAGGAGCACAATCCCTTCCAGTGGCTCCTACCTGTCACCAGAGGCCCAGAAAACTGACTGCTCTAGAGAACATAATATCCCATGTAGTGAGAGATTCCCTACCAGCAGGGTCACCATCCGGGAACAGGACAAGAGCTgcaggagggctgggagcaggtccAGTGTGAGCACGGCAGAGCAGAAGATGGGCTCATCAGCTGGGAAGATCAGGAGACAAAGGTATTAAGGAAACCCAAACATTACTGAGAAAGGGCCTTCTAGACGAGGCGCCTctgctttcagcagctcccatgggcctggagcagcgatctgtggccagtgggagctgtgatcggccagacctgcggacggggcaggtaaacacaccggcccggcctgtcaggggctttccctacgcaagcggtgacccctgtttgagaaaccctggtgtaGGACCATGCACTGACTGAGGTAGAGAAGTGGAGGGTTTGCTGCTATATATAAGGAGAGActctacataagaatggccatctggggtcagaccaatggtccacctagcccagtatcctgtcttccaacagtggccaatgccaggtgtttcagaacgaataaacagaacaggcaattattAGTGATTCATCcggtcccagtttctggcaatcagaggtttagggacacccagagcatggggttgcaaccCTGAcaatcctggttaatagccattgatggacctgtccttcatgaatctaattcctttttgaaccccgttatacttttggccttcacaacatcccctggcaatcagttccacagactgactatgtgttgtgtgaagaagtgcttccttatgtttgttttaaacctgctgcctattcatttcattgggtgatccccaATTCTTGTGTGTTATGAAGGCGTAAATAACATTGCCTTattaactttctccacaccaatcatgattttatagacttctatcggattccccttactcatctcttttctaagctcctcatgtggaagctgttctatacccctaatcatttctgttgccattCTCTGTACAGTTTCCAATtctggggcaaccagaactgcacacaatatataAGGGGTGTGTGtaccactgatttatataatggcatgatattctctgtcttatctatccctttcctaatggttccctaTTGTTAGagtttttgattgctgctgcacactgagctgatgttttcggagaactatccatgacgacTCCAATGGATGActcttgaatggtaacagttaatttagacccctcattttgtatgtgtagttgggattattttttccagtgtgcattactttgcacgtatcgatactgaatttcatctgccatttttttccccagtcacctcattttatgagatccctttgcaacttctcgcagtcagctttggacttagctattttgagtaattttgtatcgttttcaaactttgccacctcactgtttaccccctatttctagatcatttatgaatatgttgaacagcactggtcccagtacaaatcCTTAGTGGAGCCTGcagtttacctctctccactgtgaaaactgaccatttattcctaccctttgtttcctgtcttttaacagttactgatccatgagaggatcttccctcttatcccatgactgcttacttcgCCTAAGAGCCTATGGTGTGGGacccttgtcaaaggctttctgaaaatccaagtagaCTATGCCACCCGGATCAcacttgttcacatgcttgttgacttcctcaaagaattctaatagagtggtgaggcatgattttcctttacaaaagccatgttatTATCAGGTTCATCTACGTTGGAAGGGAGCGCCATGCAGTCTCATATCTAGCATACCACCCAGAACATGTCGGAGATGGATGAACTTGTGAGTGGCCAAGGAGAGGAACTCGAGAACTGGGGAGCACTGGGATGATGAAGTGGGTAGTAAGATAACACCTGTGTTTTCTGTTCTGCCTATGGGTGTTATCTTATGTCTCCCGAATTAAGACTCTGGCGTGCCCTTCCTGCATGAGTCTAGTCCTAGCCCAATGATGAGCCGTAGCAGCACCATAAGTTCTGTTTCAACGTCTCTTTGGCGCTCTGTCCCTTCTCAGAGGCAATCTACAAAAAATGTGAGTCTCCCTGACTTTGATTTGAGGCAAGTCCCAGAAACCCCACCCATCAGCTATGTTAGTCACTCTATTCCTGTAGCACGTTCTAGGAGAATTCCTATTAGGTGCTATGCCTAGCCAGGGTGCATAGGAAAGTCACCTGTGAGGTTGTTGAGAAGCCAGAGACACTCCTGCACTAGGAATGGGTGCTGCTGGAGGAAGTACTGCATGAAGAGAAACAAAGCCACCAAGAGTCGCTCATCCTGGATCTGCACTTTGCAGCCCTCTGTCTCATCCTCCGCAAGCAGGTTGCTGAGACATCGCAGCACGGGACAGATAAGCTGAAACGGTAAGAACAGCAACATGAGGCATTCCCCCTCATGCACAGTAATGCTTCAGACAGCAGGGGTCTGGAGCGTGGCACTGCTGAGCAGCCAAGGCCCTCTACAGCCTCTACTTACCAACTCCAGGCCCTCGGTAGCTGCTTTTGACATCATGGAAGCCAGTTCCAGCAAGAGCAGCACCAGGGTTGACACGATCCCCTGGGAGATTAACAGCATGTTGTTCACATGGCTATGAAGGGAAAGGAACATTACAGGAACAGTGAATTCAAGGAGCAAACCCAAAACCAGCCAGCACCACTCACCCTGCTCATGTCCATGCACCAGTTGGTTTGGCTGGAGCCTCAGCTAAAAGATTGGGGGTAGCATTGTTTCACACTCTCTCAAGTTGACATTGACAGAAGGGGTTTTGCTCTGATTCTATAGAGCAGGTCCCCTGAGGGCAGCAGCTAACTCTGGAACATTTCAGCCTAAAAGGGGAACGTTTCAGAAAGGGAAAAGCATGTGGAAACAGAGGATTATAGCTGTCTGGGGGTATCCACGCCTCACACTGTGCTTCCCTTTGCAAGACAGAATTTGCCAAGTGTGGCAAGCTATCATGTGACAGTGCAACCCAAGATTGCTGATTGCGGCCAGGAGGAGGACAGGGCAAGAGCCTCAT is part of the Mauremys mutica isolate MM-2020 ecotype Southern chromosome 8, ASM2049712v1, whole genome shotgun sequence genome and encodes:
- the TMCO6 gene encoding transmembrane and coiled-coil domain-containing protein 6 isoform X3; its protein translation is MWSRRSCRYRPDASGLEELRARRREQESALRKARRQQQLVSKRLLREDSLVNGDGQAGVEIASEPLSEQEILQLLRDVQRGTEERKKLLSHLRKGLQHKETQQKFVRLEGSMQVLIGLFTSSLANVQMEAARCLHELSHSSDPAVAEACLPSTSYLLTYLSGHSVEFTELCLYTLGNLAVESDAVRKQLLPQGIIPALASCIQSPHVAVLEGLGYVLSQLLQAREAPTKIMPHVNNMLLISQGIVSTLVLLLLELASMMSKAATEGLELLICPVLRCLSNLLAEDETEGCKVQIQDERLLVALFLFMQYFLQQHPFLVQECLWLLNNLTADEPIFCSAVLTLDLLPALLQLLSCSRMVTLLALTVLCNIAEKGPAYCHQLHQKAVLPSLLSTLALSDAQVVGQSLELLHLLFLHLPEAADDFLSQAGLQALEQHQDNPQLQERVRALSETYLQPAAASLISCAGASAAVLPSS
- the TMCO6 gene encoding transmembrane and coiled-coil domain-containing protein 6 isoform X4 → MQVLIGLFTSSLANVQMEAARCLHELSHSSDPAVAEACLPSTSYLLTYLSGHSVEFTELCLYTLGNLAVESDAVRKQLLPQGIIPALASCIQSPHVAVLEGLGYVLSQLLQAREAPTKIMPLVLDSVLPQHMLRLISSNLELGMGVAVEFAWCLHYIVCSHVNNMLLISQGIVSTLVLLLLELASMMSKAATEGLELLICPVLRCLSNLLAEDETEGCKVQIQDERLLVALFLFMQYFLQQHPFLVQECLWLLNNLTADEPIFCSAVLTLDLLPALLQLLSCSRMVTLLALTVLCNIAEKGPAYCHQLHQKAVLPSLLSTLALSDAQVVGQSLELLHLLFLHLPEAADDFLSQAGLQALEQHQDNPQLQERVRALSETYLQPAAASLISCAGASAAVLPSS